A window from Chryseobacterium vaccae encodes these proteins:
- the tssD gene encoding type VI secretion system tube protein TssD has translation MAANSRGILKFNGGEGQKLLKLNYSVSRSTDVSGRVASDPSNALIKITVEATEKSDILESLLNGKYKPTTGEVTFNKSHEEGTLITLSWNNGYVIQHQVEFDAIDENSMLISFVVSAENIDFGNSKYEGVWPGA, from the coding sequence ATGGCAGCAAATTCAAGAGGAATCTTAAAATTCAACGGAGGAGAAGGTCAGAAATTATTAAAGCTGAACTACAGCGTATCTAGATCTACAGACGTTTCAGGACGTGTAGCATCAGATCCTTCCAATGCCCTTATTAAAATTACAGTAGAAGCTACTGAAAAATCAGACATCCTTGAAAGCTTACTAAACGGAAAGTATAAACCTACAACAGGAGAGGTTACTTTCAACAAATCTCACGAAGAAGGAACATTGATCACCCTGAGCTGGAACAACGGATACGTGATTCAGCACCAGGTGGAGTTTGACGCAATAGACGAAAACAGTATGTTGATCAGTTTTGTAGTGAGTGCAGAAAACATTGACTTCGGAAATTCCAAGTACGAAGGAGTATGGCCGGGTGCTTAA